From a single Pirellulaceae bacterium genomic region:
- the fusA gene encoding elongation factor G: MARELQKIRNIGIIAHIDAGKTTVTERMLYVSGAKHKAGGVDQGTTETDDDPEEQERGITIYAACVTFKWKEIIVNLLDTPGHVDFTAEVERCLRVLDGAVVVFSGREGVEAQSETVWRQADRYQVPRIVFINKLDREGADFYRVLDEIKLRLGANPVAVQIPIGMGPAHVATPFAGCIDLIDMQALRFPKDEDGRNVKIEPIPDDLMDDALAWREAMLEPLYSLNSQLMELALEEKPIPAELIRQTLRQGCLDRSLQPVVCGSALHGIGVQAVLDAVGSYLPCPLDRPPVTGIDPHKPDKQLTRKPSVDEPFCGLVFKILPAKTGDMYWLRVYSGKLEANSRVYCPNRDKKENVAQLWQLHATKKDRQGQVQVLECGDIACAIGPRYGITGDTFCDTREMIQLPSIQFAQAVLSMAIEPENTTERKKLAEVLEMLKRQDPTFHAAENAESGQTLISGMGELHLDVIKHRLTRDFNLNVKFYKPRVNYRETIAKSAEVQGQCNRQIGDKQMFARVTLRMEPLDDRSAQPIVLDRLFGEAALPDALKTAVIEELRGRVQGGGLIGSFPLTGLRVTLVGGEMREVGSDEVAFRIAANDAFELGLQAGGPTLLEPLMRLEIVTPEDYVGEIVGDLQQRRAIIDSTEARGAMTCIIALAPLKELFGYSSAIRSLSQGRAGCSMEPQGYQPAPETDVEGFGFT, encoded by the coding sequence TTGGCTCGTGAACTTCAAAAAATTCGCAATATCGGCATCATTGCTCATATCGACGCTGGCAAGACCACGGTCACCGAGCGAATGCTGTACGTCAGCGGTGCCAAACACAAGGCGGGCGGTGTCGATCAGGGCACTACGGAGACCGACGACGACCCCGAAGAGCAGGAGCGCGGCATCACGATCTATGCTGCCTGCGTGACCTTCAAGTGGAAAGAGATCATCGTCAATCTGCTGGATACGCCCGGCCACGTTGATTTTACGGCTGAGGTGGAACGCTGCTTGCGAGTCTTGGATGGCGCGGTGGTTGTCTTCAGCGGACGCGAAGGCGTAGAGGCGCAAAGCGAAACGGTCTGGCGTCAGGCCGACCGCTATCAAGTTCCGCGCATCGTGTTCATCAATAAACTGGATCGCGAAGGCGCCGACTTCTACCGCGTCCTGGATGAAATAAAGCTACGGTTGGGCGCCAATCCCGTGGCTGTGCAAATTCCCATTGGCATGGGACCCGCTCACGTGGCCACGCCATTTGCTGGCTGCATCGACTTGATCGACATGCAGGCGCTCCGATTTCCGAAAGACGAGGACGGGCGAAATGTCAAGATTGAACCGATTCCCGATGATCTCATGGATGATGCGCTGGCCTGGCGCGAAGCAATGCTCGAACCCCTATATTCGCTCAATAGCCAGTTGATGGAGCTGGCGCTGGAAGAGAAGCCAATTCCCGCAGAGTTGATTCGCCAGACGTTGCGACAAGGATGTCTCGATCGCAGCTTGCAACCGGTCGTGTGCGGTTCAGCCTTGCACGGAATCGGAGTCCAAGCGGTTCTGGACGCCGTTGGCAGTTACCTGCCCTGCCCGCTCGATCGACCTCCCGTTACAGGTATCGATCCTCACAAACCCGACAAACAATTGACGCGAAAGCCCTCGGTCGATGAGCCGTTTTGCGGTCTGGTCTTTAAGATCCTTCCCGCCAAGACAGGCGATATGTATTGGCTGCGAGTCTATTCCGGCAAGCTGGAGGCTAACTCGCGAGTCTACTGTCCCAATCGTGATAAGAAGGAAAATGTCGCCCAGCTATGGCAGTTGCATGCCACCAAAAAGGACCGCCAAGGCCAAGTGCAGGTCCTGGAATGTGGCGACATTGCTTGTGCTATCGGGCCACGTTATGGAATTACAGGCGATACGTTTTGCGATACTCGCGAAATGATCCAACTACCCAGTATCCAGTTCGCTCAAGCCGTGTTGTCGATGGCCATCGAGCCGGAAAACACCACAGAGCGAAAGAAACTGGCTGAAGTATTAGAGATGCTGAAGCGCCAAGACCCCACCTTCCATGCGGCGGAGAATGCCGAGTCTGGCCAAACATTGATCAGCGGCATGGGTGAACTGCATTTGGACGTGATCAAACACCGGTTGACGCGCGACTTCAATTTGAATGTCAAATTCTACAAGCCGCGGGTCAACTACCGTGAGACGATCGCCAAGTCCGCCGAAGTCCAAGGGCAATGCAATCGTCAAATCGGCGACAAGCAGATGTTTGCGCGTGTCACGTTACGGATGGAACCGTTGGACGATCGATCTGCTCAGCCGATTGTTTTAGACCGGTTGTTTGGAGAGGCAGCTTTGCCTGATGCGCTGAAGACTGCAGTGATCGAAGAACTGCGAGGTCGCGTACAAGGTGGTGGGCTGATTGGCAGTTTCCCCTTGACCGGACTGCGAGTTACGTTGGTCGGTGGTGAGATGCGCGAAGTTGGCTCGGATGAAGTCGCCTTTCGCATTGCCGCCAACGACGCCTTCGAACTGGGCTTGCAGGCCGGCGGGCCAACGCTCCTGGAACCCTTAATGCGTTTGGAAATCGTTACACCCGAGGACTACGTGGGCGAAATTGTTGGCGACTTGCAGCAACGGCGAGCCATTATCGACTCGACTGAAGCGCGTGGTGCCATGACCTGCATTATCGCCTTGGCGCCGCTCAAAGAACTGTTTGGCTACTCGTCGGCCATTCGTTCCTTGAGCCAAGGCCGCGCGGGCTGCTCCATGGAGCCACAAGGCTATCAGCCGGCTCCGGAAACTGACGTTGAAGGCTTCGGATTTACCTAA
- the rpsG gene encoding 30S ribosomal protein S7 gives MGKITASREILRPDPKFQSLLAGKFVNCLMYDGKKSVAYSVFYDALDIIAEKVSEVPPIEVFEQALENLKPHIEVRSKRVGGASYQVPMQVNRNRQQSLAIRWLLLAVREKKGRATHQKLADELLAAYRKEGVAMARRENTHRMAEANKAFAHFAW, from the coding sequence ATGGGAAAGATTACCGCCAGCCGTGAAATTTTGCGTCCTGATCCGAAATTCCAGTCGCTGTTGGCTGGCAAGTTCGTGAATTGCTTGATGTACGACGGTAAGAAGTCGGTCGCCTATTCGGTGTTCTACGATGCGTTGGACATCATTGCCGAAAAGGTTTCGGAAGTGCCGCCGATCGAAGTCTTCGAGCAAGCTCTGGAAAACCTCAAGCCGCACATCGAAGTTCGCTCCAAACGCGTGGGGGGAGCCTCGTATCAGGTTCCGATGCAGGTCAATCGCAATCGACAGCAATCGTTGGCTATTCGCTGGCTACTGTTAGCTGTCCGCGAAAAGAAGGGCCGGGCGACCCATCAAAAGCTGGCTGACGAGTTGCTGGCCGCATACCGCAAGGAAGGTGTGGCTATGGCGCGTCGCGAGAATACGCACCGCATGGCGGAAGCCAACAAGGCCTTTGCGCACTTTGCCTGGTAG
- the rpsL gene encoding 30S ribosomal protein S12 produces the protein MPTINQLVKKNRVVQRKTTKSVVLEKCPQKQGVCLQVRTMTPKKPNSALRKITRVRLSNGKEVTVYIPGEGHNLQEHSIVLIRGGRVRDLPGVRYQVVRGCRDTLGVNGRKQSRSRYGAKKK, from the coding sequence ATGCCAACGATCAATCAATTGGTCAAAAAGAATCGAGTTGTTCAACGCAAGACGACCAAGTCGGTCGTGCTCGAAAAATGCCCACAAAAGCAGGGTGTTTGCTTGCAAGTACGAACGATGACTCCCAAGAAGCCCAATTCGGCATTGCGCAAGATTACTCGTGTGCGCTTGTCTAACGGCAAGGAAGTTACGGTCTACATTCCGGGCGAAGGTCACAATCTTCAGGAACACTCGATTGTATTGATTCGCGGTGGTCGAGTCCGCGATTTGCCTGGGGTTCGCTATCAGGTAGTGCGCGGCTGTCGCGATACGCTGGGGGTTAACGGACGTAAGCAATCACGCAGCCGTTACGGTGCCAAGAAGAAGTAG